A part of Paenibacillus donghaensis genomic DNA contains:
- a CDS encoding ABC transporter substrate-binding protein, which produces MLKKNRLIMMALVLTFVMIMSGCGGKNNANAPAEATNNASESGSTSSDTGDTSKEVNLKMIFVGPKPVDYDTVFAEINKKLKEKINATVESEFLDWSDWAQKYPLKLAANENFDLIYSANWTGYNDQALKGGFLEITDEMITKYMPQTKAAMSQVSWDQAKVNGKLYMIPQNRGESVEKLILYREDLRKKHNLPEINSPETYATYLKGIAQNEKGVSPFTPETGDWKFHNLDRVLLKQQTEWNMFDFDLPFAFKLTDEKGQVFNVYETQEFKDLLVYYKDLANNNAWSKNVLNSKNDHQADFKAGKSASITHNNGTLGSLMTLMKQENSPYEVALADINQGKKKSVAISTQNGTSIHATSKNAERSLMLIDLMQNDKELHDLMMYGLSGVHYEPVGDDKFKATEKNVNFTGFSNWNFNSPLNRDNEAFPQEVTDLINGWEANGEVYHYPLETFVFDNSKVKTQIANVGNVMLRYAIPLEYGVIEDIDKGIVDLNKQLDSAGIDAIQTEMQAQIDAFLAKK; this is translated from the coding sequence ATGTTAAAGAAAAATAGATTGATTATGATGGCTCTCGTTTTAACCTTCGTAATGATTATGAGTGGATGCGGCGGCAAAAATAATGCCAATGCACCTGCTGAGGCTACAAACAATGCATCAGAGTCAGGAAGCACCTCCTCAGATACCGGCGACACCTCCAAAGAAGTGAATCTGAAAATGATTTTTGTTGGGCCTAAACCTGTAGACTATGATACCGTTTTTGCTGAGATTAACAAAAAACTGAAAGAAAAAATCAATGCGACGGTCGAAAGCGAATTCCTGGACTGGTCTGACTGGGCTCAAAAATATCCACTGAAGCTGGCAGCGAATGAAAATTTTGACTTGATCTATTCGGCAAACTGGACCGGCTACAATGATCAGGCGCTGAAAGGCGGATTTTTGGAAATAACTGATGAGATGATTACCAAATATATGCCGCAAACTAAAGCGGCTATGTCGCAAGTGAGCTGGGATCAAGCAAAAGTAAACGGAAAACTGTACATGATTCCACAAAATAGAGGGGAATCCGTCGAAAAGCTGATTCTGTATCGTGAAGATTTGCGTAAGAAACACAATCTTCCTGAGATCAACAGCCCAGAAACGTATGCCACTTATTTGAAAGGCATAGCTCAGAATGAGAAAGGCGTGTCGCCTTTCACTCCGGAAACAGGAGATTGGAAATTTCATAATCTGGACCGCGTATTGCTGAAGCAGCAAACCGAGTGGAATATGTTTGATTTTGACCTTCCGTTTGCTTTTAAATTGACAGATGAAAAAGGGCAAGTATTTAACGTATATGAAACGCAAGAATTCAAAGATCTACTCGTTTATTACAAAGATCTCGCCAATAACAATGCATGGTCAAAAAACGTTCTTAATAGCAAAAACGATCATCAGGCAGACTTTAAAGCAGGCAAATCAGCATCGATTACGCACAACAACGGAACACTTGGATCACTGATGACTTTGATGAAACAGGAGAATTCTCCTTATGAAGTAGCACTGGCGGACATCAACCAAGGCAAGAAGAAATCGGTGGCTATTTCTACACAGAACGGTACGTCGATCCATGCGACTTCCAAGAATGCGGAGCGCTCCTTGATGCTTATCGATCTGATGCAAAACGACAAAGAACTACACGACCTGATGATGTACGGCCTTAGCGGTGTACATTATGAACCGGTTGGCGACGACAAATTTAAAGCAACTGAAAAAAATGTGAACTTTACCGGCTTCTCGAACTGGAACTTCAACTCGCCACTCAACCGCGACAATGAAGCATTCCCGCAAGAAGTTACCGATCTGATTAACGGCTGGGAAGCAAACGGCGAAGTCTACCACTACCCACTTGAAACGTTTGTATTCGACAACAGCAAAGTGAAAACGCAAATTGCTAACGTTGGCAATGTAATGCTCCGCTATGCGATTCCGCTGGAGTACGGCGTAATTGAAGATATCGACAAAGGCATTGTAGATCTGAACAAGCAACTGGATTCGGCTGGAATTGATGCCA
- a CDS encoding carbohydrate ABC transporter permease translates to MKQLDRKIFSAIGYVSLIFLAVLCIIPFVLVVSSSLTDENTILTEGYQFIPTAFSTEAYSILFKFPQQMIHAYLVTIGVTITGTLLGLFLISMTAYALSRKDFKWRNKFSFFFFFTTLFNGGLVPWYLLIVNYLDMRDTPMALVLPMLLNVFYIIVMKSFMGSIPEAIVESAKIDGAGDFKIYLRLILPLSKPALATIGLFLALAYWNDWYHALLFVSNEDLMPLQYYLYKMLGNMDGMRKAMMGAGAVVTTSIPTESLKMAMTVVATGPILLVYPFIQKYFVQGLTIGAVKG, encoded by the coding sequence ATGAAGCAGCTCGATCGTAAAATATTCTCAGCTATTGGTTACGTATCCCTGATTTTTCTCGCGGTTTTATGTATCATTCCCTTTGTACTTGTTGTATCCTCGTCCCTTACGGATGAGAATACAATCTTAACGGAAGGTTATCAATTTATCCCAACTGCATTCTCCACGGAAGCCTACAGCATTTTGTTTAAGTTTCCCCAGCAGATGATACATGCCTACTTGGTAACTATAGGTGTTACGATAACTGGTACGCTGCTTGGCTTGTTTCTGATTTCGATGACCGCTTATGCGCTGTCCAGAAAAGATTTTAAGTGGCGCAATAAATTTTCGTTCTTCTTCTTCTTTACGACGTTGTTTAATGGCGGACTGGTTCCGTGGTATCTGCTTATTGTCAATTACCTGGATATGAGAGATACACCTATGGCCTTGGTGCTTCCAATGCTGCTCAACGTCTTCTACATCATTGTTATGAAGTCGTTCATGGGCAGCATTCCAGAAGCGATTGTAGAATCGGCCAAAATTGATGGCGCAGGCGATTTCAAAATTTATCTTCGCCTAATCCTGCCACTCTCCAAGCCGGCTTTAGCTACAATCGGACTGTTCCTTGCACTTGCCTATTGGAACGACTGGTACCATGCTCTGCTATTTGTATCCAACGAAGACCTGATGCCGCTCCAATATTATTTGTACAAAATGCTTGGCAATATGGACGGCATGCGAAAAGCTATGATGGGTGCAGGGGCAGTCGTAACCACATCGATTCCGACCGAGAGCCTGAAGATGGCAATGACGGTTGTGGCAACCGGACCCATTCTGCTGGTCTATCCCTTCATTCAGAAATACTTCGTTCAGGGTTTGACGATTGGCGCCGTGAAAGGATGA
- a CDS encoding response regulator — MEISVLLVDDEVVDLEWLRRRVAGSEHLPLHSVRTATSGFAALKMMEQDRIDIILSDIRMPIMSGVEFIRKAKEVNPEVHIVFISGHQDFNYAKEAIQLNASGYLLKPVDDDELNNMLSGLCAKIEKERKQHISLSETLTLVNQELLLRWFNESAPGQVETHIHNFLMPYLQGASAVAIIEIDDMAWKIQTWSEEQRSLWSSSANQFIRKFAQDYNLGMVITTYDYHFVILAAVQEQYFTALMEELIRAFYQEFSLSITIGRGMYTTKLDKLHESYRQAQAALSIKWIVGKNRLIQDASEWHPKEKIASDLENIVDRMLKAMLDYDLTTIDDCLLQLFAGDSPLSQKNDIYDIIIRITSKLHSDLRQMNEHLYEILNWDSHHPFVLFQFETVHDILSWLRRRFFELSELLYLKRQRQKRKIIDEITEYVKERLDQKITLNEVAAHFDFTPNYLGHLFKVETNSLFSDFLGELRMKRVCELLGDPTKKVYEIAEQAGYKNIIYFNRQFKQYMGMSPGEYRKRNKI, encoded by the coding sequence ATGGAAATCAGCGTTCTACTGGTGGATGACGAAGTAGTCGATTTGGAATGGCTCAGACGGCGTGTGGCCGGCAGCGAGCATTTGCCTTTGCATAGCGTTAGAACGGCAACGAGCGGGTTTGCCGCTTTAAAAATGATGGAACAGGATCGGATCGACATCATTCTCTCCGATATCCGCATGCCGATTATGTCGGGAGTAGAATTTATCCGGAAAGCGAAGGAGGTTAACCCTGAGGTCCATATCGTTTTCATTAGCGGACATCAGGATTTCAACTATGCCAAAGAGGCGATTCAATTGAACGCATCCGGTTATTTGCTTAAGCCCGTCGATGACGACGAGCTAAACAATATGCTGAGTGGACTCTGCGCCAAGATTGAGAAAGAAAGGAAGCAGCATATTTCCTTATCAGAAACACTGACGCTTGTAAATCAGGAACTGCTGCTGCGCTGGTTTAACGAGTCCGCTCCGGGGCAGGTCGAAACGCACATTCACAACTTTCTTATGCCTTACTTACAAGGCGCGTCAGCGGTTGCCATCATCGAGATCGACGACATGGCCTGGAAAATCCAGACATGGTCGGAAGAACAGCGGAGTTTATGGAGCAGCAGCGCAAATCAGTTCATCCGGAAGTTCGCTCAAGATTACAACTTAGGCATGGTCATCACGACCTATGACTATCACTTTGTTATATTGGCTGCGGTGCAGGAGCAATACTTTACGGCCTTGATGGAAGAGCTGATTCGGGCGTTCTATCAGGAATTTTCCTTATCCATTACGATTGGAAGAGGGATGTACACAACCAAACTCGACAAGCTGCATGAATCCTATCGGCAGGCTCAGGCAGCTTTAAGCATTAAATGGATTGTCGGGAAGAATAGGCTCATTCAAGATGCCTCAGAATGGCACCCGAAGGAAAAAATTGCTTCGGATTTAGAGAATATTGTTGACCGGATGCTTAAAGCTATGCTCGACTATGACCTTACAACTATTGACGATTGCTTGCTGCAGCTGTTTGCCGGGGACAGCCCGCTCTCTCAAAAAAACGACATTTACGATATCATTATCCGGATCACCTCCAAGCTTCATTCGGATCTGCGGCAAATGAACGAGCATTTGTATGAGATTTTGAATTGGGATTCTCATCATCCTTTTGTGCTGTTTCAGTTCGAAACGGTGCATGATATCCTTTCGTGGCTGAGAAGAAGGTTCTTTGAACTGTCGGAGCTGCTTTATTTGAAGCGGCAAAGACAAAAGCGGAAGATAATCGATGAAATTACTGAATATGTGAAAGAAAGATTGGATCAAAAAATAACGCTGAACGAAGTTGCCGCTCATTTTGATTTTACGCCTAACTATCTTGGTCATCTGTTCAAGGTCGAAACCAACAGTCTATTCAGCGATTTTCTGGGTGAATTGCGCATGAAAAGGGTATGCGAACTGCTCGGAGATCCGACTAAGAAAGTATATGAAATTGCGGAACAAGCCGGATATAAAAATATTATTTATTTCAATAGGCAGTTCAAACAGTATATGGGCATGTCGCCCGGCGAGTACCGGAAGAGAAACAAAATCTGA
- a CDS encoding ABC transporter permease gives MKVHTFWSDLKNYRVLLLMLLPAVAFFVLFAYIPMAGIIIAFKKYDYAGGIFGSAWNGLDNFRFFFESGDAWRVTRNTALYNIAFIVVNNVLQIFTAIMLFEVGGKWFRKITQSALFLPYFISWVVVGAIAYNLLNYDIGTVNALLRGIGLQPIDIYNTPSYWPYILVLVSAWKSLGYGTVMYLAAISGIDTEMYEAAEIDGANIFQRILKVTIPNLYPTIIILVLLAVGNIFRGDFGMFYNMVGNNGLLFSSTDVIDTFVFRSLITSNDIGMSAAAGVFQSVLGFVTIMTVNYAVRKYDKDRALF, from the coding sequence ATGAAAGTGCATACATTTTGGAGTGATTTGAAAAATTATAGGGTTCTCCTATTGATGCTGCTACCCGCAGTTGCATTTTTTGTACTGTTTGCTTATATCCCGATGGCGGGTATCATTATCGCCTTCAAAAAATACGATTACGCAGGCGGTATTTTTGGAAGTGCTTGGAACGGGCTGGACAACTTCCGCTTTTTCTTTGAATCGGGTGATGCCTGGCGGGTAACACGAAATACAGCCTTGTACAACATTGCGTTTATCGTCGTGAATAACGTTTTGCAAATTTTTACCGCGATTATGTTGTTTGAGGTCGGTGGCAAATGGTTCCGGAAAATTACTCAATCAGCGCTGTTTCTTCCTTACTTTATTTCATGGGTCGTTGTTGGCGCGATTGCCTATAACTTGCTCAACTATGATATCGGTACTGTGAATGCTCTGCTTAGAGGCATCGGACTCCAGCCTATCGATATTTACAATACTCCTTCCTACTGGCCATATATTCTGGTTCTCGTCTCCGCATGGAAAAGTCTCGGATACGGAACGGTGATGTACTTGGCCGCAATTTCGGGCATAGATACCGAGATGTACGAAGCGGCTGAAATCGATGGTGCCAACATTTTTCAGCGGATATTGAAAGTGACGATTCCAAATCTTTATCCGACAATTATTATACTGGTACTGCTGGCGGTCGGAAACATATTCCGTGGTGATTTCGGGATGTTCTATAACATGGTCGGCAACAATGGTTTGTTGTTCTCTTCGACAGACGTTATCGACACTTTCGTGTTCAGGTCGTTGATTACTTCGAATGACATAGGCATGTCGGCTGCGGCTGGCGTTTTCCAATCCGTACTCGGATTCGTGACGATCATGACTGTGAACTACGCTGTCCGTAAATACGATAAAGACCGCGCCCTATTCTAA